The nucleotide window ACGGTGAAGGTGTTCGCCCGCCGTCCGCTGCGCGTGGGCGAGATCGCCACCGTGAAGATCGAGGCGGCCGGGCCTTACGACCTCTCCGGCACCGCCGTGGGGTTCTGAGGGGCGCGCCCCTCAGGGCGTGGCCGGCTCCAGCTCCGCCGCCACGCGCTCCAGAATATCCGCCGCGGCGGATATCTCCGCCTCCGTCACCGTGAGCGGCGGCACGAAGGCCAGCACGTTGCCGAGCGGGCGGACGACAAGCCCCGCCCCGGCAAGGCGCGCCGCCAGATCCTCGGCCGGCACGGCGCACACGAGCCCCTGCGCCAGCCCGGTGCCGACAAGTCCGCTGAACAGGTCCGACCGCCGGTAGCGCAGGGTCGCGAGGCGGTCTTCCAGAAGCCAGCCGAGGCCCTGCACCCGCCCCTCGAAGCCCGGGGCAAAGGCCGCTTCCAGAATGCCGGCCGTTTCGGCCAGAGCGTCCTGCGTCGTCGCAGGCAGGGTGCCGGGCAAGCCGCGTGCCCATTTGGCGGTGAGCACGAGGGCCGCCAGCGGCAGGCCTCCCCCCTCCCCCACCAGCATGAGATCCGGCGTCACTGAAGCGCGCCACTTGGTTTTGCACGGCGGGACACATGGATTTTCACCGGACAAAGGACCCTCTCAGAGGTCTGTGAAGCGGCTCTAAGAGGGTCCTTGTAGCGCGCGCGCCCCAAGGGCGTCATCCCTCCGCGGAGATCGGGCTCAACGCCCTCGCTAGAATGGAGCGCAGCAGGTATCCCTCCAGCGCCCAAATCTTGGAGCGGGCATTGTCGCGGGCGATCCTGCGACCGATCTCCGCGTCGAAGTTCTCCGGACTCGCTGCTGCGCTTTCCCCCACCACCAGGAAGCCGTTGAGCAAGGTGAGCGCGCACACCGTAAGCGTGGTGCCGGGGAACACGTGATAGGCCTCCCCGACGATCTGGGCGTCGATGAGGGCGGGCGTCAGGCGCGGCGCGGTGAGCCCCTTCGCCTGGAGTTCGGCTTCCATGGCCGTTTCGTCGTGCGGCATCTGTTTCCCTTTCTCCGTGCTGCGGCGGCGTCTTGCGCGCCACTCCTAGGCCATCTGGCGCCAGACGCCGAAACGCCGAAGCTTTATCGTGGCGCTGCCGGCACCGGCGAACGAAGCGATAAATCGCGCCCCAAACCAACCGCCGGAACCCGCGGAGATCAGGAGACGCTCCGTTTCCGAGACGAAGGTGCCCGCCCCCGCCGGCATGCTAAGGGCAGATGCCCCCACGATGCCGTCCTGGGTAACAGTCGTGCCGTTATCACGATTGGCCTCCAAATAGGCCCCCGCGGACTGGAAGTTGTTGTGCCCCGCGACCAAATCCCATTCGCAGTTGGCGTAATACCGCTCGCCAAGAATGGCTCGCGCGTTCGCAAAGTCCATGATGAAGGCCACGTCCCCAGCCGCACCGGCAGTGATGGCGAGCTGGAGATCATTGCCGTAGGCCCCCGCCACCACCGAGCCGACAATGGATGATCCTGCCGGCGCCGTGACTTTGGTGATACCGAGCGGGACGGTCCCGGTCATGAACTGTGTGCCGCTGGTCCCACCGCTGGAATAGCCGGAGCCGCCCGTGGTGGTGAGGAACAGCGGATTGTCAAAGATCTGAGTGCCGCCGTTCGCCCAGGTCTGGCCGGCCGAGTAGACGAGACCGTCGCACGGCGGGGCGATCTGCTTGATCAGGTCAGCGAACTTGCTGCCGAGGGTGTATGCCCCCGCCATGAGGCCGATGTGCAGGCCGTCGGCCGAATAAGCCGGGTTAACCGTCATGGGCTGTGATGGGTCCATGACGATGGCTGCTGCATCGAACAGGACAGCGTTGCGGTTCGCGAGGCAATAGTCGCGAACCTGCCGGTTGTAGCGGAACACGGCACCGCGCTGGGCTGCGGTGGCGTAGTTATTCGCACCGGTCTCGGTGATGAGGATCACGCCGCGGCCCGTGGCGGTCCATGCGTCGGCCACCGGCTTGATGTTGACCGTGAAGTGATCAACGGTGTCCGAGAGCTGGCCGATGTCGTTGGCGACGCCGTAGAGGACGAGCCAGTGGCTGTTGCTCGCCAGCGCCGCGGAAACTCGATCAGCCGACAAATACTGGTCTGACCGATAGCCCGAGAACGCCAGATTGATTTCGCAGCGCATACGCTGACCCGCAAGCCGGAGCGCCATGGCGATGAAATTCGCCCCGGACTTGCGCATCTTGCCGGCGGGATCGAAGTGGAACCCCGCCAAGCGGCTGTCGCCCAGGAACACCGCCGAGTTGAGGTTGTAGTGTTTGCTGGCCTTTACGACGTCGCTCAGGATACCCATCGATCAGCCCTCCATCTGGGCAGCAAACGCCGCCTCTACCTGCGCATAGGTGGTGAGATCGCCGGCGGCGATCGCGGCGAGCACGGCCTCCTCGGCGTCGAAACAGTGCTGGGTGTGCGCCCCCACCAGCAGGCCCAGGGCGACCAGCTGGGCGGGCGTCAGATCGAACCAGCCGCCCCAGCTCTTCCAGCGGGCGGTAGGCGTGCCGGAGCGCTCCAGATAAGCGAGCGTGGCGGTGATCCGCGCCTGGCTCTCCACGTCCGAGGCGTAGATCACTCCTTCCATCGAGACGCCGGCCGCCTCGGCCACGCGGCGCTGGTACCCGGCCCAGGTGACCAGCTCGGCCGCCGTGCGGGGCAGCTCGGCGTCCGGAAGCGGCGGCGGCTCGGGCGGTACGACCTCCCAGGCCGCACCGGTCCAGCGCGCCCGCTCGCCCTCCGCGATGTCGGGCGGCGCGGTCTCTACGCTGCCGGCCGGCAGCAGGTAGACGCCGGGTTCAAGCGGCGATTCCCAGGCCTGACCCTCACCGACATAAAAGCCGGTCAGGTCATACTGGTGAACGATGCGATACTGCACGAACACCCCCTCAGAAGTAGATGATGGGCAAATACGCCCGGTTTTTTGGGCGCGCCTCAGCTCCGCCCGATGACGCCACCCTTTGCGTGGTGCTGCCGCTGTCCTGCAGGGCGAAGCCCGCGCCGCCGGCGGTGAAGACGCCGCTGACCGTCTGCCGGGCATGGTCGTGGCTCTTGTTGTCGTCGGCCTGCTCAGAGCCGAAGACGCGGCCTGTGTCGTACCCGCGGCCGTTGTCCCAGCCGCGCACGAAGATGCCGAGATCATTGGGGACGCCGAACGTCGTGGCTCCGTCCCCTGCGCCGAAGGTCGTGCCGATGACCGCGAACAGCGATGCATAGACGGTGCGCGAAAGCGTCGCGCCATTGCGCACCAGGGCGCCGGAAGGCGGGGTGCTGGCCGGCCACATGGCAATGGTGCCGGGCCGGGGTCGGCCGGACTGGAGGAGGCGGAAGGAAGCCCCGTCATAGACGAGGACCACCATCTCGCCCGCCACCAGGTCGCCGGCGATGACGGCGGTGCCGTCCCGACGCAGGATGGACTTCGCGCCGAGGGTGCTGACGTTGATGGTGGCGCCGCCCGTGTTGTCGGCCAGCACCTTGAGGGACAGCATCAGCCCCTCGAAATAGCTCACCAGGGCGGGCGTCGGCGCGGCGGTGATGATGTCGCCGGTGCCGGCGGCTGCCACATAGATGATCTCGCCGCGCGGCGGGCTCACGCCGGCGCACCGGAACGCGGCGCCGTCATAGATCATCAGGGCGACCTGGCCGGCCACCATGTCGCCGGCGCGCAGGGCCGAGCCGTCCGAGCGCAGCACAGACTTGGCGCCAAGGGCGTTGACGTTGATGGTGGCCGCGCCGGTGTTGGTGGCGGCGATCTTGACCTCGATCGCCAGGCCGTTGCCGAGCTGGGGCAGTGCCGGGGCGAAGGTGGCCACCAGCGCATTGGCGCTGCCGGTGGCCGCCACGTAGGGCAGGATCGGCAGGCCCGTCGCGCCGCTCTGCGGCGTGTGGACCAGCTGCCACGCCGCGCCATCGTAGCTGATCTGCACCATGCCCCCGGCGGGCAGGTCGCCCGCCTGCAGGGCGGAGCCGTCGCGCCGCACGATCGCAAGCGCTCCGCCGCCATTGATGTTGAGCGTGGCGGCGCCAGTGTTGCTGGTAGCCACCTTGATCAGCAGGCTGAGGCCGGTGGCCAGCGTCGGCGCCGGCGTGACCGCCAGCGTCAGGGCGTTGGCGGTGCCGCCGGCGGCCGCATAGGTCCAGATGCCCTGCTGCACCAACCTGCGCAGCACCTCCGCGATCTGGGCGCGATCGGCATCCGAGGGCACGAGCCCGCCTTCTTCGATGACCGCGAGCAACTCCTCCTGGACGGCATTCGCCCAGCCTGCCGTCAGCCGGGTGCCGGGCAACCCGGCATTGGTATCGCGGCCCCGGAAGCCCCGCTTGCCGCCGCCGAGATCGGCCGTGTTGGTGCCGGTAATGCGGTCCATGGATCAGCCCTCCTCGCCGGGCAGGTACGTGAAGACGACACGGGTGTGCGCGGGGGCGGCCCGCATGATGTCGCACTCGATGTCGGCCAGGGTGAAGTCGTAGAGCAGCTCGTCTGCACCGGACTCGTCGACGATGAAGTCGGTCCAGGAGCCGAGCGGGATCTGGACGGTCCAGATGAATTGCTCGGGTGGCTCCACCAGCTCGAAGTCCACCTCGACCGCATCCACCTCGCTGAGGTGGACCTCCTCGATGGTGATGGCGACGCCGCGCTTGGCCGCGAGCCCGACGAAATAGGGGATCGACTGGCCGCCGCGGGCCGTCCAGCGCTGGTGGGCGAACTGCTGGCGTGCCGGCAGGTTCATGGTGGAGACGTCGCGCCCGCACGGGTCCGCCCCCAGCACGCGCTCGAAGTCCGGCAGGCAGAGCACCGCCGTGCGCGGATCGAACTCGTCGACCATCGCCTCGGCGGTCGCCTCGACGTCTGCCAGCAGGCCCGCGAACGCCTCCACCACGGCGGCGATCACGCCGCCCGGCACCGGAGCGATCACGTCGCTCGGCCAGTACAGGGACAACCCCTCGCGCTGGATGGTCTCGGCCGAGCGGCTCATGGCAGCGCCGCCCAGGTGAGCGCGCCGGGCACCGGCAGCTGGATGTCGGTGGGCACTACGTCGGCGGCCGGCACCGACAGCTCATGGCGGTACTCGCCCGAGGCGGCGGAGATCGCCTCCGACAGGCGCGAGCGATAGAGCCGCGCGCCAATGTCCGCGTCGGCCGCGAAATGGGTCAGGATCGCCGCGTTGACCGCCTGCCGCACCCGCGCCTCGTCGGGATCGACCGCGAGGGTGATGGGCACCGCGAGCAGCTCGACGGCAACCATGATCACCTCAGCGGTCACCGGGCGGAGACCTTCGAGGTGCGCCGCCATGGCTTCCAGCTCCGCCGGCGTCGGAACGCGCGGCAGGGCGGCGGTGCCCATGGCCACGCACACCCCGACCGTGCCCTCGCCGACCCAGTTGGGCAGGGTACGCACCCGCGCCGCAGCGAAGGTGTTTTGAACCCACTTGGGATAGTCGCTCTTGGCGCCGCCATGGGCCGGCTCGCGGATCTCGGCGAGCAACCGGGCCAGCAGCGACGCGAGGCTCTCGATGGCCGCGCCGCCGGTGAGCCCGTCCGCATCGACCACGGCCTCCTGCGGATTGAGCCCGTCGATGTCGGTCTGGAAGGACAGCCTTGTGTCGGCCGCCGCATTGCCATCGGCGCCCGCATCGAGCGCGCGGACCGTGATGGTGGCGGTGCCGGCTACGATGGTGGCGCCTGCGGTCACCGTGTAGAGCAGGCCGCCCGCGCCCACGAGGACCGCATCAATGGGCACGGCAGTGCCGTTGGCGCCGGCGACAGTCGCGTATCCGATGGCCCGCGTTGCGGGCCTGCGGGTCACGCCCCAGATCGAGGCATGACGCACCAGGTACTCGGCCTCGGCGGTGTCGGGAAAGAGCTGATCGCCCCACCAGCGCAGATGCAGGTGCAGCTCGTAGACGAGCATGACCATGACGCGGATGGTCGCCGCGATCATGCCCCGCGGCGAGCGCACGGACCGGGAGATCGCAGCCGGATCGACATTGGGACGGGCCTTGCGCAGCGCCGCCTCCATCAAGGCTTCCGCGCGCCGGGTCAGATCGGCCGGTGTCTTGAGGGGGAAAGGCATGTCAGGCAGCCCGCACTGCGAACGCGGCCTCGCGGCCGTCCACCACCACCCGCAGGCCGAGCACACTGGTGCGCACCCACTCGACGGTGATGTCCGCCGGCGCGGCCGTCTCTTCGGCCACCCAGGCGAAGGCCTCTTTCGTCCATTCCTCCGCCATCAGGCGGGTCAGCTCGCCATCCTTGGCCCGGCGCAGCAGCCAGAGACGGGAACCGGCAGGGCGGCCGGCGATGTCCAGGGCGTCGCCCGGCCAGCCGCGTCGCGCCCGGAACTCGGAGGGCTCGGGCGTGCCGCCCGGCAGCTCGTCGTCGTCGCGGGCGCGGCGATCGGCGCCGAAGGAGATGAGCATCGGTGTGGCGGGTGTCTCGTCGAGCACGAAATCGCCGTCCTCGCCAAGCTCCATGTCGGCGCGGCGGGTCTCCGGGTCGTAGACGAGGGCGAAATCGAGCCAATCCATGCCGCCAGCATCCCGCGCGCGCGGGATCTCGGACATGAGGACAGGTGTCAGCTACAGATCCGGCGAGGGCTCGGCGCCGAGGGTCACCGCGGCCGAAGCCTTCGGCCCGCCGGCGGTGGCGGCGATGAAGTGGCCGCCGGCGACCAGCTTGGCAAACCCCGCGCCGGCGACGAACCGCTCGCCGCTGGCCATCTTGCCGCGCACATAGGTCATGGTCACGTCGAACTCGGCAACATCCGGGATTGCCACGTGCACGGCCTTGGAGCTGACGACGTCGATGCTGCCATCCGCCTTGACGTGCACTCGCGAGCCGTCCTTGCCGTAGAGCACCGCCTCGCCCGCAGGCACCTTGCCCATTCGCGAGCCCGGCGCGGCGATGGGGAGCGCGACCGGGTCGCCCTGGTCGCCGCCCACCGCCAGCACGATGACGAGACCGCCGTCCGGTGGGGTAGATGCGAAGCCGAACGGCTGCAGGATTTCCACCTCGGTCATCTCGGCGCCGGCGCGGCCCTGCAGGGTTGCCGTCTGCGTCTCGCCGGTGTCGTCCACGGTGCTCACCGTGGCCCGTGTGACCAGGCCGCGCAGCTGCATCGCCAGCTCTTTGATCATTATGTCCTCATAGATCGTGGGCGACGGTGTCGAGCTTTTTCGGCTGGGTGTGGTTCTTCGCCCTGTTGCCCTCGGGCTCCAGGTCGAACGCCTCCGGGCCGGTGAGTCGCAGCTTGGTGACCGCACCCTGGGCGCCGTAGCTGTAAACGAGGCCGGCAATCAGCAGGTCGCGATAAATCGCCTGGAAACTGTCCTTGACCATCACCAGCTCATTGGGGCGCCACAGCTTGCCGCCGGCCTGGAAGTCGCGCACCGGATAATCGAGCTTGATGGCGGCGGCGCGCGCTGTGCGCGACATCCACTCGGCCTGAGCCTGGGCGATCTTGGCATCGCACTGGTTGCGGGCGAGCACCACCATGGGCCGGTAGCGCTTGACCGCGTCATCCTTGGCGGTGCCGACGATCTTGGTCCCAGTCTGCTCATAGGCACCGCTCGACGCGCCACCCGAGCCGCCTGAAGAACCGCCCTCGCCCAGCGGGTGCGCGATGACGTCCAGCTTGGCCGGCTTCTTTTTGCGTTTGCCGCCGGCCTTCTCGCCCTGTGCCACCACGTGGTACTCGGAAAAGCGCTCGCGCATGCTGTCGCTGCCGGCGCTCTCGATCACATTGCCGCCGGGAAAGACCAGGTCGGCCGGGCCGCGCCCCTTGCCGCCGCGGGTGAGCACGATGCCACCCACGCCATCGGACAACACCAGCACCTGGCGCTGGCGGCAGAGCTTTTCGATCGCCGACATCGCGACCTCGCCGACGTCGATGCACACGCGGTCGATGGGGTCGCCCAGGTCCACATCCGCCCGCACCGTGAGCCCGAACGGCTTGACGATGGCCGCGATGATCTTGTCGATCTTCTGCCGGCGGTACTCCCACGGTCCCTTGACCGTGGCGGCGCAGTCGATGAGGTCGCAGGTCTTGTCCCGGCCGGACACGGACACGCTCACCTGGCCGCCGCAGCGGGGCGTGATCTCGTCGACCCAGCCCTTGAGCACCGGCTCGCCATCGATGGCGACGGTCACCTCCAGGCCGGCCGTGACCTGGGCGCGCAGGTCCATCAGGTCCGCCCAGGGAAATGAGACGTGGCGGGTCGCGTCGCGCAGCTCCGCCTGGAAACTGCCGGAGATCTCCGAGAGGTCGCGTGTCAGCTCGAAGGAGGTCCATGTGCGATAGACTTGGCCGCCCATGGTCAGGGAGATGCGGTCGGTCATGGCCCCCGTCACAGCAGGATCTCCAGCGGCTCGGGCGGCACGGCGCCGGGCTGGCGGAGCCGATTGCGGGCGACGATGTCATCGAGCATGGGCACGATGGCGGCGGGATCGTCACCGGCGAACGCGGTGGCGATGATCCAGGCGGAGACGGTGCCCGCCGGCGTCACCTGCCGCACCGCAGGCAGGCGGCCGATGATCTCGTTGAGGTCACGGGCCAGCGCGCCCCGCAGCTCGGCGACGGCACCCCACAGCGGGGCGACCTCCGCCGGCAGGCTCTCTGCCATGGCGGCCACGTCGTCGGCCGCAGTGTCGAGGGCGGCATCGAGCGCATCGTGCCAGGACTGCGCCTCCTGGCGGCTCTCATGGTCGATCTCGGCGGCGACACGGGCGGCCTCGGCCAGCGTCGCGAGCTGGGCGGTGAGGCGCACACCTGCAGCCGGCGCGCCCAGGGCGGCGGTGGCGCGCATGGCATCCGCCATCTGCAGCAGGAGCGTCGTGCCCGCCCGCGCCGTCAGCGCCGCCACCGGCGCGCTCGCGCTCCCGCCGATGCCGATGGCGGCGGTGGGCGTGCCGATCGCGGTGTCGGCCACGGGCGTGGCGAGGGCGGTGAGGGCGGCGGCGACCGCTGCTGCGGAGGTGGCGCCGGCGCCGGCGGTGGTGGCGGTCGACAAGGTGGCCTGGCTCGCCTCGATCAGCAGCTCCAGGGATGCAGCGGCCGATGAAGCGGCGACCAGCGACGACACCACCGTGCCCATGCCAAGCGCGGTGGTCATGGCGGAGGACCAGGTGCCCACCGCCACGGCGAGCCCGGAAAGCGCGCTGGCGCTGAAGGTCGTGGCGGCGGAAAGCAGCCCGGAAGCAGACGATAAGAGGGCCGAAAGAGACGAACCGGCGAAAGCCACCCCCCGCGGAACGGGCATGAAGGTGACGTCGACACTCACC belongs to Xanthobacter autotrophicus Py2 and includes:
- a CDS encoding acetylornithine aminotransferase (KEGG: bja:blr1098 acetylornithine aminotransferase) — its product is MSGENPCVPPCKTKWRASVTPDLMLVGEGGGLPLAALVLTAKWARGLPGTLPATTQDALAETAGILEAAFAPGFEGRVQGLGWLLEDRLATLRYRRSDLFSGLVGTGLAQGLVCAVPAEDLAARLAGAGLVVRPLGNVLAFVPPLTVTEAEISAAADILERVAAELEPATP
- a CDS encoding conserved hypothetical protein (KEGG: pde:Pden_3765 hypothetical protein), with amino-acid sequence MPHDETAMEAELQAKGLTAPRLTPALIDAQIVGEAYHVFPGTTLTVCALTLLNGFLVVGESAAASPENFDAEIGRRIARDNARSKIWALEGYLLRSILARALSPISAEG
- a CDS encoding Tail Collar domain protein (PFAM: Tail Collar domain protein~KEGG: rso:RSc1692 hypothetical protein) — translated: MDRITGTNTADLGGGKRGFRGRDTNAGLPGTRLTAGWANAVQEELLAVIEEGGLVPSDADRAQIAEVLRRLVQQGIWTYAAAGGTANALTLAVTPAPTLATGLSLLIKVATSNTGAATLNINGGGALAIVRRDGSALQAGDLPAGGMVQISYDGAAWQLVHTPQSGATGLPILPYVAATGSANALVATFAPALPQLGNGLAIEVKIAATNTGAATINVNALGAKSVLRSDGSALRAGDMVAGQVALMIYDGAAFRCAGVSPPRGEIIYVAAAGTGDIITAAPTPALVSYFEGLMLSLKVLADNTGGATINVSTLGAKSILRRDGTAVIAGDLVAGEMVVLVYDGASFRLLQSGRPRPGTIAMWPASTPPSGALVRNGATLSRTVYASLFAVIGTTFGAGDGATTFGVPNDLGIFVRGWDNGRGYDTGRVFGSEQADDNKSHDHARQTVSGVFTAGGAGFALQDSGSTTQRVASSGGAEARPKNRAYLPIIYF
- a CDS encoding tail protein, putative (KEGG: dvu:DVU2850 tail protein, putative), translated to MSRSAETIQREGLSLYWPSDVIAPVPGGVIAAVVEAFAGLLADVEATAEAMVDEFDPRTAVLCLPDFERVLGADPCGRDVSTMNLPARQQFAHQRWTARGGQSIPYFVGLAAKRGVAITIEEVHLSEVDAVEVDFELVEPPEQFIWTVQIPLGSWTDFIVDESGADELLYDFTLADIECDIMRAAPAHTRVVFTYLPGEEG
- a CDS encoding Baseplate J family protein (PFAM: Baseplate J family protein~KEGG: dvu:DVU0218 tail protein, putative), yielding MPFPLKTPADLTRRAEALMEAALRKARPNVDPAAISRSVRSPRGMIAATIRVMVMLVYELHLHLRWWGDQLFPDTAEAEYLVRHASIWGVTRRPATRAIGYATVAGANGTAVPIDAVLVGAGGLLYTVTAGATIVAGTATITVRALDAGADGNAAADTRLSFQTDIDGLNPQEAVVDADGLTGGAAIESLASLLARLLAEIREPAHGGAKSDYPKWVQNTFAAARVRTLPNWVGEGTVGVCVAMGTAALPRVPTPAELEAMAAHLEGLRPVTAEVIMVAVELLAVPITLAVDPDEARVRQAVNAAILTHFAADADIGARLYRSRLSEAISAASGEYRHELSVPAADVVPTDIQLPVPGALTWAALP
- a CDS encoding GP46 family protein (PFAM: GP46 family protein~KEGG: bxe:Bxe_A3048 putative bacteriophage protein GP46, Mu-like): MDWLDFALVYDPETRRADMELGEDGDFVLDETPATPMLISFGADRRARDDDELPGGTPEPSEFRARRGWPGDALDIAGRPAGSRLWLLRRAKDGELTRLMAEEWTKEAFAWVAEETAAPADITVEWVRTSVLGLRVVVDGREAAFAVRAA
- a CDS encoding Mu-like prophage protein gp45-like protein (KEGG: pfo:Pfl_1160 phage baseplate assembly protein V), translated to MIKELAMQLRGLVTRATVSTVDDTGETQTATLQGRAGAEMTEVEILQPFGFASTPPDGGLVIVLAVGGDQGDPVALPIAAPGSRMGKVPAGEAVLYGKDGSRVHVKADGSIDVVSSKAVHVAIPDVAEFDVTMTYVRGKMASGERFVAGAGFAKLVAGGHFIAATAGGPKASAAVTLGAEPSPDL
- a CDS encoding Mu P family protein (PFAM: Mu P family protein~KEGG: pca:Pcar_1817 Mu-like prophage tail protein gpP) gives rise to the protein MTGAMTDRISLTMGGQVYRTWTSFELTRDLSEISGSFQAELRDATRHVSFPWADLMDLRAQVTAGLEVTVAIDGEPVLKGWVDEITPRCGGQVSVSVSGRDKTCDLIDCAATVKGPWEYRRQKIDKIIAAIVKPFGLTVRADVDLGDPIDRVCIDVGEVAMSAIEKLCRQRQVLVLSDGVGGIVLTRGGKGRGPADLVFPGGNVIESAGSDSMRERFSEYHVVAQGEKAGGKRKKKPAKLDVIAHPLGEGGSSGGSGGASSGAYEQTGTKIVGTAKDDAVKRYRPMVVLARNQCDAKIAQAQAEWMSRTARAAAIKLDYPVRDFQAGGKLWRPNELVMVKDSFQAIYRDLLIAGLVYSYGAQGAVTKLRLTGPEAFDLEPEGNRAKNHTQPKKLDTVAHDL
- a CDS encoding Mu-like prophage DNA circulation protein-like protein (KEGG: dvu:DVU2855 tail/DNA circulation protein, putative); this translates as MSIWSDASDLLPGLKPGAFRGIPFFIPDISHSVGRRIVLTWFPGKDAPAADDLGRSDGRITVRGLVLGDDYVARALALQGAFQQAGPGTLLHPWLGEMRVVVPEDGAQISFRSTELRMVSVDVTFMPVPRGVAFAGSSLSALLSSASGLLSAATTFSASALSGLAVAVGTWSSAMTTALGMGTVVSSLVAASSAAASLELLIEASQATLSTATTAGAGATSAAAVAAALTALATPVADTAIGTPTAAIGIGGSASAPVAALTARAGTTLLLQMADAMRATAALGAPAAGVRLTAQLATLAEAARVAAEIDHESRQEAQSWHDALDAALDTAADDVAAMAESLPAEVAPLWGAVAELRGALARDLNEIIGRLPAVRQVTPAGTVSAWIIATAFAGDDPAAIVPMLDDIVARNRLRQPGAVPPEPLEILL